One stretch of Halobaculum marinum DNA includes these proteins:
- a CDS encoding succinylglutamate desuccinylase/aspartoacylase family protein, giving the protein MMTTLGSASASPGEFDTGRLEVGETRDGSTVGLPVAVLNGAADGKTLYVQAVSDGDELNGLGVINRLVPQLDPEEVAGQILFVGIVNYHAFQVAEHRNPIDDTKMNRAYPGDANGTSSERIAAATFEAAKRADLVVDLHQGRTSRMINETRVRCGPRHRLHRECLELAKVFGTGYVLDQKGPDGQLARAAPDNGIPTIDPELGGAVGWDEESIQIGLDGMFRVLRYYGFLDGEVERDLQTRASGFDQYGSPSGGLVTFEVDLGDPVSRGDTLFRVTDAFGELKARVTADNDGIFWRSRRLPQVATGEYVCSVGTDIDEF; this is encoded by the coding sequence ATGATGACGACGCTCGGGAGCGCGAGCGCGTCCCCCGGGGAGTTCGACACCGGTCGGCTCGAGGTGGGCGAGACTCGCGACGGCTCCACGGTGGGGCTGCCGGTCGCCGTGCTCAACGGCGCCGCGGACGGGAAGACCCTCTACGTGCAGGCCGTCAGCGACGGGGACGAGTTGAACGGACTGGGCGTGATCAACCGCCTCGTCCCGCAACTCGACCCCGAGGAGGTCGCCGGCCAGATCCTGTTCGTCGGGATCGTCAACTACCACGCGTTCCAGGTCGCCGAGCACCGCAACCCCATCGACGACACGAAGATGAACCGGGCGTACCCCGGCGACGCCAACGGCACCTCCTCCGAGCGTATCGCCGCCGCGACGTTCGAGGCGGCCAAGCGCGCCGACCTCGTCGTCGACCTCCACCAAGGGCGCACCTCACGGATGATCAACGAGACGCGCGTCCGGTGTGGCCCGCGCCACCGCCTCCACCGCGAGTGTCTCGAACTCGCGAAGGTGTTCGGCACCGGCTACGTCCTCGACCAGAAGGGTCCGGACGGCCAACTCGCCCGCGCCGCGCCGGACAACGGCATCCCGACTATCGACCCCGAGCTCGGCGGCGCCGTCGGCTGGGACGAGGAGTCGATCCAGATCGGACTCGACGGGATGTTCCGCGTCCTGCGCTACTACGGCTTCCTCGACGGCGAGGTCGAACGGGACCTCCAGACGCGCGCCTCCGGGTTCGACCAGTACGGCTCGCCGTCGGGTGGGCTCGTCACCTTCGAGGTCGACCTCGGCGACCCCGTCTCGCGCGGCGACACGCTGTTCCGCGTCACCGACGCGTTCGGCGAACTGAAGGCGCGGGTCACCGCCGACAACGACGGCATCTTCTGGCGCTCGCGTCGCCTCCCGCAGGTCGCCACCGGCGAGTACGTCTGCTCGGTCGGTACCGACATCGACGAGTTCTAG
- a CDS encoding M24 family metallopeptidase, protein MVDIDDREGRLDRFLAEGGYEAVWFARPNAFAWLTGGSNRVDGDASVGDAAAGYLGDGEWTVVTNNIEAARIAAEELPAELSMSVAADDWYEGDLAASVAARSPTHAAADFDVPGLDTVDPTRLRLRLGDDDLAAYRDLGREVALAVETVCRELQPGDTEHEVAAGLRISLAGRNIEAPVVLVGGSERAPEYRHPTPTDAALGDYALVIVTARRGGLHASCTRTVAFDPPEWLAERHRAAQRVETAALAATRDAAGRDDGTAGDVFDAIREAYAEEGYDGEWREHHQGGATGYAGREWFARPDSDAPVASEAAYAWNPTVQGAKSEDTAYVTDDAVEVLTDSGRWPTDTVDAAGLTLQRPAILEN, encoded by the coding sequence ATGGTCGACATCGACGACCGCGAGGGGCGTCTGGATCGGTTCCTCGCGGAGGGGGGGTACGAGGCGGTGTGGTTCGCGCGACCCAACGCGTTCGCGTGGCTCACCGGCGGGTCGAACCGCGTCGACGGCGACGCGTCAGTCGGTGACGCTGCCGCCGGCTACCTCGGCGACGGTGAGTGGACGGTCGTCACGAACAACATCGAGGCGGCCCGGATCGCTGCGGAGGAACTGCCCGCGGAGCTCTCGATGTCCGTCGCCGCGGACGACTGGTACGAGGGCGACCTCGCGGCGTCGGTGGCCGCTCGCTCGCCGACGCACGCCGCCGCGGACTTCGACGTGCCGGGGCTCGACACGGTGGACCCGACGCGACTGCGCCTGCGCCTCGGCGACGACGACCTCGCCGCGTACCGCGACCTCGGGCGCGAGGTGGCGCTGGCGGTCGAGACCGTCTGCCGTGAGCTCCAACCGGGCGACACCGAACACGAGGTGGCCGCCGGACTGCGTATCTCGCTGGCGGGCCGCAACATCGAGGCACCGGTCGTGCTCGTCGGTGGGAGCGAACGCGCTCCCGAGTACCGCCACCCGACGCCGACGGACGCCGCGCTCGGCGACTACGCGCTCGTGATCGTGACCGCCCGTCGCGGCGGCCTCCACGCCTCGTGCACGCGCACGGTCGCGTTCGACCCGCCCGAGTGGCTCGCCGAGCGCCACCGCGCCGCCCAGCGCGTGGAGACGGCGGCGCTGGCGGCGACCCGTGACGCCGCTGGCCGCGACGACGGCACGGCTGGCGACGTGTTCGACGCCATCCGCGAGGCGTACGCGGAGGAGGGGTACGACGGCGAGTGGCGCGAACACCACCAGGGCGGCGCGACCGGCTACGCCGGGCGAGAGTGGTTCGCGCGCCCCGACAGCGACGCCCCGGTCGCGAGCGAGGCGGCGTACGCGTGGAACCCGACGGTGCAGGGAGCCAAGAGCGAGGACACCGCCTACGTCACCGACGACGCCGTCGAGGTGCTCACCGACTCCGGTCGGTGGCCGACCGATACAGTCGATGCGGCGGGCCTGACGCTCCAACGGCCGGCGATCCTGGAGAACTGA
- a CDS encoding DUF7544 domain-containing protein, which translates to MSWHGVDAVDDAIDVTREFLFPARLGRWARMAVVSLFTSGGGGTAQIASNAGRLGAQFAGSGGVPSSPGSAAAVASLLVALPALAFAAAPTLGPLPAPLQQGVPTPGPGALGIVGFLIAAFLLLLVLALVLISPAFQFVLVDAIARDDLRLRRDVRAHFVNGLRLLGFQIGLAAAFIVPPAAIVAGAILSGTSADAVASSPLALVGIAAVVVVYVLAFAFLSRFTVEFVVPAMVADGGGVIDGWRRIWSLLRGQLMQTVVYIVMHWLVGIGISIVSLVLTLLGMVVVGVIAGVVGLAVGALAGGATGTDLGVGVGFLAGTLVGVPLFVVAVAAPVSVLTLTVKRSYELAALGRFSERLNLVDRYREHGDDGGDVESALRTGADADDENDDHDDDGGSASLGDSGEDDGDDGDDGDDFGGFVASGVEDDDPDAPTEDDGAAADDRDRRNE; encoded by the coding sequence ATGAGTTGGCACGGCGTCGACGCGGTAGACGACGCGATCGACGTGACGCGGGAGTTCCTCTTTCCCGCACGACTCGGCCGCTGGGCCCGAATGGCCGTCGTGAGCCTCTTCACGAGCGGCGGCGGCGGCACCGCACAAATCGCCTCCAACGCCGGTCGTCTCGGCGCGCAGTTCGCCGGGTCGGGCGGCGTCCCGAGCAGTCCCGGGTCGGCGGCCGCGGTGGCGTCGCTCCTCGTCGCCCTCCCAGCACTCGCGTTCGCTGCTGCACCGACGCTCGGTCCCCTCCCGGCACCGCTCCAACAGGGCGTCCCGACGCCCGGTCCCGGTGCGCTCGGCATTGTCGGGTTCCTCATCGCGGCGTTCCTCCTGTTGCTGGTGCTCGCATTAGTCCTCATCTCGCCGGCGTTCCAGTTCGTCCTCGTCGACGCCATCGCGCGCGACGACCTCAGACTCCGCCGGGACGTACGGGCGCACTTCGTCAACGGCCTGCGCCTGCTCGGCTTCCAGATCGGACTGGCCGCGGCGTTCATCGTCCCGCCGGCGGCCATCGTCGCCGGCGCCATCCTCTCGGGGACCAGCGCCGACGCGGTCGCCTCCAGTCCGCTCGCGCTCGTCGGGATCGCGGCGGTGGTCGTCGTGTACGTCCTCGCGTTCGCGTTCCTCTCGCGGTTCACCGTCGAGTTCGTCGTGCCGGCAATGGTCGCCGACGGCGGCGGCGTCATCGACGGCTGGCGCCGGATCTGGTCGCTCCTCCGGGGACAACTAATGCAGACGGTCGTCTACATCGTGATGCACTGGCTCGTCGGCATCGGCATCTCCATCGTGTCGCTCGTGTTGACCCTGCTGGGGATGGTCGTCGTGGGCGTCATCGCCGGCGTCGTCGGCCTCGCTGTCGGGGCGCTCGCCGGCGGTGCCACCGGGACGGACCTCGGTGTCGGCGTCGGCTTCCTCGCGGGCACACTCGTCGGGGTCCCACTGTTCGTCGTCGCGGTCGCGGCCCCCGTGAGCGTCCTCACGCTCACGGTCAAGCGCTCGTACGAACTCGCGGCCCTCGGGCGGTTCTCCGAGCGCCTCAACCTCGTCGACCGCTACCGTGAACACGGCGACGACGGCGGCGACGTCGAGTCGGCGCTGCGCACGGGTGCGGACGCTGACGACGAGAACGACGACCACGACGACGACGGCGGCAGTGCGAGCCTCGGTGACAGTGGCGAAGACGACGGCGACGACGGCGACGACGGTGACGACTTCGGCGGGTTCGTCGCCTCGGGAGTCGAGGACGACGACCCGGACGCTCCGACCGAGGACGACGGCGCCGCCGCCGACGACCGCGACCGTCGAAACGAGTAG
- a CDS encoding NADP-dependent malic enzyme encodes MGLDDDAREYHRSDPPGKIEISTTKPTNTQRDLSLAYSPGVAAPCLDIDEDEERAFEYTAKGNLVGVVSNGSAVLGLGDIGAQASKPVMEGKGVLFKRFADIDVFDIELDQEDPEDIIRTVAAMEPTFGGINLEDIKAPECFEIEETLREKMDIPVFHDDQHGTAIISGAGLINAAEIVDKDLSDLDIVFSGAGASAIATAKFYVELGADASNITMCDSTGIITEERAAAGEVNEYKAQFASEGSGGDLADAMEGADVFVGLSVGGIVSQEMVQSMASDPVIFAMANPDPEITYEDAKNARDDTVIMGTGRSDYPNQVNNVLGFPFLFRGALDVRATDINEEMKRAAAEALAELARQDVPDAVVKAYGDQPLKFGPEYVIPKPLDPRVLFEVAPAVAQAAMTSGVARFDIDIEEYAERLEARLGKSREMMRVVLNKARSQPKRVALAEGTDEKMIRAAYQMAEQGIAHPVLLGDRDTIESTTAHLGLEFDPEVVDPDDAEAADEYAERLHEIRKRKGITRSEAGELVRRDTNYLGSVMVERGDADALLTGLTHHYPSALRPPLQVIGTAPDAEYVAGVYMLTFKNRVVFCADTTVNQAPDAEVLAEVTKHTAKLARRFNVEPRAAMLSYSNFGSVDNEGTRKPRAAVELLHNDPEVDFPVDGEMQADTAVVEDILEDTYSFSELDGPANVLVFPNLEAGNIGYKLLQRLGGAEAIGPMLVGMDQPVHVMQRGDEVKDIVNLAGVAVVDAQDDE; translated from the coding sequence ATGGGACTGGACGACGACGCGCGGGAGTACCACCGATCGGACCCGCCCGGAAAGATCGAGATCTCGACGACGAAACCGACGAACACCCAGCGCGACCTCTCGCTCGCCTACTCGCCCGGCGTCGCGGCGCCGTGTCTCGACATCGACGAGGACGAGGAGCGGGCGTTCGAGTACACGGCGAAGGGGAACCTCGTCGGCGTCGTCTCCAACGGCTCGGCGGTCCTGGGCCTCGGCGACATCGGCGCGCAGGCGTCCAAGCCGGTCATGGAGGGGAAGGGCGTCCTGTTCAAGCGCTTCGCCGACATCGACGTGTTCGACATCGAGTTGGACCAGGAGGACCCCGAGGACATCATCCGGACGGTCGCGGCGATGGAGCCGACGTTCGGGGGGATCAACCTGGAGGACATCAAGGCGCCCGAGTGCTTCGAGATCGAGGAGACGCTCCGTGAGAAGATGGACATCCCCGTGTTCCACGACGACCAGCACGGGACGGCGATCATCTCCGGCGCGGGGCTGATCAACGCCGCCGAAATCGTCGACAAGGACCTCTCGGACCTGGACATCGTGTTCTCGGGGGCGGGCGCCTCCGCCATCGCGACCGCGAAGTTCTACGTCGAACTCGGCGCGGACGCGAGCAACATCACGATGTGTGACTCCACCGGGATCATCACCGAGGAGCGCGCGGCGGCGGGCGAGGTGAACGAGTACAAGGCGCAGTTCGCCAGTGAGGGTTCGGGCGGCGACCTCGCGGACGCGATGGAGGGGGCTGACGTGTTCGTCGGACTCTCCGTCGGCGGCATCGTCAGCCAGGAGATGGTGCAGTCGATGGCGTCGGATCCGGTCATCTTCGCGATGGCGAACCCCGACCCAGAGATCACCTACGAGGACGCCAAGAACGCCCGCGACGACACGGTCATCATGGGGACGGGGCGCTCCGACTACCCGAACCAGGTAAACAACGTGCTCGGGTTCCCGTTCCTGTTCCGCGGCGCGCTCGACGTGCGCGCGACCGACATCAACGAGGAGATGAAGCGCGCCGCGGCGGAGGCGCTCGCCGAGTTGGCTCGTCAGGACGTGCCCGACGCCGTCGTGAAAGCGTACGGCGACCAGCCGCTGAAGTTCGGGCCGGAGTACGTCATCCCGAAGCCGCTCGATCCGCGCGTCCTGTTCGAGGTCGCGCCCGCGGTCGCGCAGGCAGCGATGACCTCCGGCGTCGCCCGCTTCGACATCGACATCGAGGAGTACGCCGAGCGACTGGAGGCGCGCCTTGGCAAGAGCCGCGAGATGATGCGCGTCGTCCTGAACAAGGCTCGGTCGCAGCCAAAGCGCGTCGCGCTCGCGGAGGGCACCGACGAGAAGATGATCCGCGCGGCCTACCAGATGGCCGAACAGGGCATCGCTCACCCGGTCCTGCTGGGTGACCGCGACACCATCGAGTCCACGACCGCCCACCTCGGCTTAGAGTTCGACCCGGAGGTCGTCGACCCCGACGACGCCGAGGCCGCAGACGAGTACGCCGAGCGCCTCCACGAGATCCGCAAGCGCAAGGGGATCACCCGCTCTGAGGCCGGCGAACTCGTCCGCCGGGACACGAACTACCTCGGGAGCGTGATGGTCGAGCGCGGCGACGCCGACGCGCTGCTCACCGGGCTGACCCACCACTACCCGAGCGCCCTCCGCCCGCCGCTGCAGGTGATCGGCACCGCGCCGGACGCCGAGTACGTCGCCGGCGTGTACATGCTGACGTTCAAGAACCGCGTCGTGTTCTGCGCCGACACGACGGTGAACCAGGCGCCCGACGCCGAGGTGCTGGCAGAGGTGACCAAACACACCGCGAAGCTCGCACGCCGCTTCAACGTCGAGCCACGCGCGGCGATGCTGTCGTACTCCAACTTCGGCTCCGTCGACAACGAGGGCACCCGCAAGCCCCGGGCAGCGGTCGAACTCCTGCACAACGACCCCGAAGTCGACTTCCCAGTCGACGGGGAGATGCAGGCCGACACCGCCGTCGTCGAGGACATCCTCGAGGACACGTACTCGTTCTCGGAACTCGACGGCCCGGCGAACGTGCTCGTGTTCCCGAACCTCGAAGCGGGGAACATCGGCTACAAACTGCTCCAGCGCCTCGGCGGCGCCGAGGCCATCGGCCCGATGCTCGTCGGGATGGACCAGCCCGTGCACGTGATGCAGCGCGGCGACGAGGTGAAAGACATCGTCAACCTCGCCGGCGTGGCGGTCGTCGACGCGCAAGACGACGAGTAG